The Microterricola viridarii genome segment CTCGAACGGCTCGATTACCGTCAGCCCCGTCGACTAACGTCGCCGGCTGGTCGGCGCTCACGCCAGTTCTGCCGAAACAGCGCCAACCCGGTTGGCGCTGTTTCGGTTTAACGGCCGTGAACTCGGCGCGCGGGGGTGGCTTCGGTCGCTGGCGCTCCCTCGAGCCAACGGGATAAGGCGTAGACCCGCTGCCGCAGTCAAGGCACCCAAGCCCGTTGGCTGAGCTTGTCGAAACCCCGATTTCGACAAGCTCAATCGGCGGGGGTTGCGGGCTCGACCGGCTGGGCGCGAGCGCGGCTAGCGGACGGCGCGGGGCGCCGAGTGCCGGTCGGGCGCAGCACGGTAGCCGTCGCGGGCGACGGTGACCACCGCGGCGACGACGGCCCAGACACCGAGCAGGGCGAGAACGCCGAGTAAAACGATCATGGCGGGGGTTCCTTTCTAGGTCTCGAACGGTGCGGGCGGATGCCGCTAACCGGCGGCGGGGTCCAGGGCGGGCGCCGCGGCATCCGCGGCCCGCGGTTTGACGGCGAAGAACGGGATGGTCCATTGGCAGAGCGGCCCGATGAGCACGGCGAAGGCCGCGGTGCCGAGGCCGACGTTGCCGCCGAGTATCCAGCCGAGCGTGACGACGCTCAGCTCCAGGCCGGTGCGCACCGTCCAGATCGCCCAGCCGGTGCGGGCGTTCAGCCCGGTCATCAGCCCGTCGCGCGGGCCGGGGCCGAAGTGCGCGCCGATGTACAGCCCGGTCGCGACCGCGAGCACGAGCAACCCGGCCACGAACAGCAGCACGCGCGCCCAGAGGTCGAGCCCGGCCGGGATCAGCGCCAGGCCGATGTCGGCGGACGGGCCGACGAGGAGCGCATTGAGCACGGTGCCGATGCCCGGCCGCTGCCGCAGCGGGATCCAGATCAGCAGCACCACGGCGCTGATCAGCACGGTGATCAGGCCGAAGCTCAGCCCGGTGTGCTTGACGATGCCCTGCGTCAGTACGTCCCACGGGGCGGCGCCGATCTCGCCGCGCATGATGAGCGCCATGCCGATCCCGTAGAGGAAGAGACCGACGAGCAGCTGTGAGATGCGCAGGGGGAGTCGGCCGGTCACGGGGGTCAGGGGATGAGTCGAAGAAGCCACTCTGCAATCCAATTGCATGATTGGCCTTTCGCCCAATAGCCAATTCACCTAAAGTGGCCTCATGCTTGAAGCCACGCCCGTCGTGCCCGCCCGCATCACCCACGCCGCCGGCACCCCTGCCAGCAGTGCGCGCAGCATCGGTGCCCGCACACTGGCCACGCTGATCGGCGAGTGGCGCGAGGCCGGCCCCGCCTACGGCGCGCTGGCCGACCGCATCCGCCTGCTCGTCATCGACGGCCGCATCCCCGTCGACACCCGGCTGCCCGCCGAGCGCGAACTGGCCGAGCAACTCGAGCTCAGCCGCACCACCGTCACCGCCGCCTACCGGCAG includes the following:
- a CDS encoding YczE/YyaS/YitT family protein, with translation MTGRLPLRISQLLVGLFLYGIGMALIMRGEIGAAPWDVLTQGIVKHTGLSFGLITVLISAVVLLIWIPLRQRPGIGTVLNALLVGPSADIGLALIPAGLDLWARVLLFVAGLLVLAVATGLYIGAHFGPGPRDGLMTGLNARTGWAIWTVRTGLELSVVTLGWILGGNVGLGTAAFAVLIGPLCQWTIPFFAVKPRAADAAAPALDPAAG